The following proteins are encoded in a genomic region of Papaver somniferum cultivar HN1 unplaced genomic scaffold, ASM357369v1 unplaced-scaffold_10, whole genome shotgun sequence:
- the LOC113326532 gene encoding uncharacterized protein LOC113326532, which produces MDASSQACGTATPAPTSAATPTPATDTVVGSSIQPTYGSVEPETTTIYVEATSTQMGGNTDKITSDIWNHFTKNNVQEAECNYCKKIIKAHSGRNGTSGIWKHFNRCKKNPNKPKPKGQQTLTLKPETLGEDEGQLVSTIFSQEKCKRAVVEFIIIDEMFFRVVEGEGFRRMMHFLEPIVVPSNDCLQKFIKNLEKRIIMFCEVSGHKGIGIGETLEKCLSDWGIKDVFSVTLDNASANKVAMNYLTTSIVLMTREEERAKYLHVRFATHVLALVVKDVVRVYNKSIERIRSVVKYIKGSPARLAKLRQSSTKVTTNIFLWKLVIIYEKLVAFRDNVDEDPFIATMDAKMFKKYNKYWVDYAKMNFITFFAMFLDPREKEKGLEFAPECLYGKKSSKVESVMRSVLLDFNILFEEYKDVYSVHEEQSSTSMQGQAKSVLSKPGTGPSRMKEFMSRSKIFKSNPDDDVGKNELDRYFIDKFEEGEGEDVEAFICTQSWLRKPIQLDLLSDYIPDDNVLVEEEILGRINNNATTSTTMEYISTTTSPPMLQLQLQLTCH; this is translated from the exons ATGGATGCATCAAGTCAAGCTTGTGGAACAGCTACTCCTGCACCTACTTCAGCTGCTACACCTACACCTGCTACAGATACAGTTGTTGGATCCTCTATCCAACCAACATATGGATCAGTAGAGCCAGAGACAACAACAATATATGTAGAAGCTACTTCTACTCAAATGGGTGGTAACACTGATAAGATAACTTCTGACATTTGGAATCATTTCACTAAAAACAATGTTCAAGAAGCTGAATGTAATTACTGCAAGAAGATAATAAAGGCTCATTCTGGAAGGAATGGTACAAGTGGAATATGGAAGCACTTTAACAGATGCAAGAAGAACCCTAACAAGCCAAAGCCAAAAGGACAACAAACTCTGACATTAAAACCTGAAACACTGGGTGAGGATGAAGGTCAGTTAGTCTCTACTATTTTCAGTCAAGAAAAATGTAAAAGGGCAGTTGTTGAGTTTATTATAATTGATGAGATGTTCTTTAGAGTAGTTGAGGGTGAAGGGTTTAGGAGAATGATGCATTTCTTAGAGCCTATTGTTGTACCAAGTAATGACTGTTTACAGAAGTTTATTAAAAAT TTAGAAAAGAGAATTATTATGTTTTGTGAGGTTAGTGGTCACAAAGGAATTGGTATTGGTGAGACGTTGGAGAAGTGCTTGTCAGATTGGGGGATTAAAGATGTTTTTTCTGTCACTTTGGATAATGCTAGTGCCAACAAGGTAGCAATGAATTATTTGACCACTAGTATTGTTTTAATGACAAGGGAAGAAGAGAGAGCTAAGTACTTGCAT GTAAGGTTTGCAACTCATGTACTTGCACTTGTGGTAAAAGATGTTGTAAGGGTATACAACAAATCAATTGAAAGAATCAGGTCAGTTGTCAAGTATATAAAGGGTTCTCCAGCTAGGTTGGCTAAGCTTAGGCAGT CCTCAACTAAGGTAACAACAAATATTTTCTTATGGAAATTAGTTATCATTTATGAAAAACTAGTTGCATTTAGAGATAATGTAGATGAAGATCCTTTTATTGCAACTATGGATGCCAAAATGTTTAAGAAGTATAACAAATATTGGGttgattatgcaaagatgaacttTATAACTTTTTTTGCCATGTTTTTAGatcctagagagaaagaaaaaggactaGAATTTGCTCCTGAGTGTTTGTATGGGAAGAAGTCTTCAAAGGTTGAATCTGTTATGAGGAGTGTGTTATTGGATTTTAATATTCtatttgaagaatataaggatgTGTATTCAGTTCATGAAGAGCAGTCAAGCACTTCTATGCAGGGACAAGCCAAATCAGTGCTGAGTAAACCAGGGACAGGGCCAAGTCGTATGAAAGAGTTTATGTCAAGGAGTAAGATTTTCAAGAGCAACCCAGATGATGATGTGGGAAAAAATGAGTTGGATAGATATTTCATAGACAAGTttgaagaaggtgaaggagaagatg ttgaggcatttATTTGCACTcaaagctggctaaggaagccaatacaacttgatcttctaaGTGACTATATACCAGATGACAATGTTTtagttgaagaag AGATACTGGGTCGTATCAACAATAATGCCACTACCAGTACAACCATGGAATATATCTCCACAACCACTTCACCACCAATGCTACAACTTCAACTTCAACTAACTTGCCATTAG